In one window of Neofelis nebulosa isolate mNeoNeb1 chromosome 15, mNeoNeb1.pri, whole genome shotgun sequence DNA:
- the BECN2 gene encoding beclin-2, giving the protein MFPIRFICQCCKQPLKLNPSMETSGLETTQETTASTLSAQWEPGETLERGPASKAETDTEKLQDSTSCSTLPGDDGKISGDSSRNFILLGEFAPTSMLSNAQKTAGDMFDILTGERDVDHALCEDCTDKLLEELDTQLILTATENQNYKHWRKRIHDGELETLQEELEGLELEEARLAQELEEVEKNQKRVAEDLEAARAETQVLDQQDEQHWRDYSNLQWQQLELQDELTSRRNQLIHAQIQWDWLKKTNVFSATFEIRDDGPVGTINSFRLGCLPTVPVSWNEINMAWGQTALLLHALSNKIGLEFQRYQLFPCGNRSYLKSLTDDAIELPLFCITGQITCLDVKFDLAMMAFLDCMQQFKEEAEKGGWGLCLPCKIHVENGLMEDSGSTGEFYSIRTHLNTEEQWTKALKLMLINFKCSLAWLSLKYCQK; this is encoded by the coding sequence ATGTTCCCCATCCGCTTCATTTGCCAGTGTTGCAAGCAGCCACTAAAGCTGAATCCGTCCATGGAGACCTCAGGTCTTGAGACCACCCAAGAAACTACAGCTTCCACACTCTCAGCTCAGTGGGAGCCAGGAGAAACCTTGGAAAGAGGCCCTGCCTCCAAGGCAGAGACAGATACTGAGAAGCTGCAGGATAGTACCTCCTGCTCCACCCTCCCTGGAGATGATGGCAAGATATCCGGGGACAGTTCCAGAAACTTCATCTTACTTGGAGAGTTTGCCCCTACAAGTATGCTCAGTAACGCCCAGAAGACTGCTGGGGACATGTTTGACATCCTGACTGGTGAAAGAGATGTGGACCACGCCCTGTGTGAGGACTGTACTGACAAACTTTTAGAGGAGCTGGACACCCAACTCATTCTCACAGCAACAGAGAACCAGAACTACAAACATTGGAGGAAGAGAATACATGACGGGGAGCTGGAGACACTGCAGGAGGAGCTGGAGGGCCTGGAGCTGGAGGAAGCAAGGCTGGCtcaggagctggaggaggtggagaagaacCAAAAAAGAGTAGCAGAGGATCTTGAGGCAGCCAGAGCAGAGACTCAAGTGCTGGACCAGCAGGATGAGCAGCACTGGAGGGACTACAGTAACTTACAATGGCAGCAACTGGAACTGCAGGATGAGCTGACCAGCAGGAGGAACCAGCTGATACATGCCCAGATCCAGTGGGACTGGCTGAAGAAGACCAATGTCTTCAGTGCCACCTTTGAGATCAGGGATGATGGCCCTGTGGGCACCATCAATAGCTTCAGATTGGGCTGCCTCCCCACTGTTCCCGTGAGCTGGAATGAGATCAACATGGCCTGGGGACAGACAGCCTTGCTACTTCATGCCCTGTCCAACAAGATTGGGCTGGAGTTTCAGAGGTATCAACTCTTCCCCTGTGGAAACCGGTCCTATCTGAAGTCTTTAACAGATGACGCCATTGAGCTGCCATTGTTCTGCATCACGGGGCAGATTACTTGCTTGGATGTCAAATTTGACCTCGCAATGATGGCTTTTTTGGACTGCATGCAGCAGTTCAAGGAAGAGGCTGAGAAAGGCGGGTGGGGTCTCTGCCTGCCCTGCAAGATTCATGTGGAAAATGGCCTGATGGAAGACTCTGGAAGCACTGGTGAGTTCTATTCCATCAGAACCCACCTGAACACGGAGGAGCAGTGGACAAAGGCACTCAAGCTCATGCTTATAAATTTTAAGTGTAGTCTTGCTTGGCTGTCTTTAAAATATTGTCAAAAATAA